The region GTCCAAATCTGCAACAACACCGTCTAAAGACTTCTTGGGTTTTATTTCAGATGACGCATTCTGTTCCAACACATCAGAATTCAATTGGGAACCGCCATCTGGTTTAGAATGCAATGCCAAGTACTTAAGACTTGGCTTCTTCTCTAATTCAGGTTTGTGATACATGGCTATATGCCTCCGGACATCACAGCGTTGTGGAAAATGTTTCCCACAGAGAACACAAGTGTGAAGAGTTCCCTTGTGGGATCTATTGTGCCGAGACAGACTACTAGAGTGACTGAATACACGGTGGCAGTGTTTGCATGGATGTAATTTTGTCCCAGAGCCTTTTTTATAAAGAGGCGGCCTTCCTCCCTTCCTTGCAGGTGCTTTTGTTACGATGCACTCAATGCGAGTATACCTTTGCCACTTTTTTACAACTCTTTGTGACTCTGAATCCTTATTTAACTTGTCAATTTCTTCCTGTGTTTGATGGGTAAGATGATGCTCCTTCAAGTCTGTTAACTGCTGGAAGCGGTCTCCACACAAACCACAGCGGTATGGTCTGAAAGAGGATGGTGTTTTGGAATCAGATTTGCCATTGTGGGTCTTCACATCAACAGTTGCGTCACTGCTGTACTGTTTGGTCACATCGGTAGTAGGGGTGCCGCTGCTGTACTGTTTGGTCACATCGGTAGGGGTGCTGTCGCTGTACTCTATGGTATGTGATAGCTCATCTTTCTGAGACTGTTGCTCGATTTTGGATGAAGAGTTCACAGATAATGGTTTGTCTTTGGAATGACTGAGTAAGTGGCTCTGCAAGTCAGAGAGCCAGAAAAAACATAGATTACACTTCTTACAGAGATATGTTTTCTGTATTATGTTCTCTTGACCATTGTCTGACTTCCCCATTTGTTTGAGCCCCAGCGATCCATGCTGCTCTTTTTGATGTGCATACAGGGTCTCTTGTTTCAGAAAGCGTTTTCCACACTGACCACAGCAGTAAAATATTTCATGGGCATGTTCTTGGAGATGTTCCCTTAGCCTCTCTTTATCTGTGAAGATCTTGCAACACAAGGTGCACTTATAACCTTGCTCTAAATTCCGATACTGTTGATGGCGTTGTAAACTCAGCTGGTTGTTAAACGATTTTCCACATGTTTCGCATCGGTACTGTTTTAGAGGAGAGACACTGCGGCACTGGAGGTGAGATACTGTGTTAACACGTAGATCAGTTTTTGCTGGCTTAGTTGTAAGTACAATGGTCTTTGAATTCTGATAAGGTGAAGGAGTTGAAGATGGCTGTTTGACAGAAGAAGGGTTGTTTGATGGTCCAGATCTGTCAACCACTATGAAAGTTCCATTTTCATGGAGAGCATACTCACGGGGAACTTGAAACCCATTGGGCAAACTGTCAAGGGAAAATGAATCTGTTCGTTCATGAGTCCTGAGTCGTTCATGAACAGTAATGTGTTTAACCAAGTCAAGGTAGCGCCTGAAGCCATCCCCACATTCTGTGCAGATGAAGGCATCAACATCTGGTTCAGCGGAGCTTACGTAATCCATTAGGGTGTGTTCAATGATCAAAGTTCAATGTTAAACATGGTTAGTTCCATTCTTCATGAGCACCTTGTTTTGTAGAACTCTTCCTTTGTCTGGTCAACAACTGAAAGAGAAAAAATAAGTTACTACTTCACCAAACATATGGGGTGCTGGTCCTGACTAACTATAACAGTTTTATTACAACACCATGAGTAGGAACAAAAATTATTGGATGCTACAAATTTCTATGCCTCTCCTGCGCTGCAAAGCCTCTCCTGCGCTGCAAAGCCTCTCCTGCGCTGCAAAG is a window of Salmo trutta chromosome 37, fSalTru1.1, whole genome shotgun sequence DNA encoding:
- the LOC115176616 gene encoding zinc finger protein 2 homolog is translated as MDYVSSAEPDVDAFICTECGDGFRRYLDLVKHITVHERLRTHERTDSFSLDSLPNGFQVPREYALHENGTFIVVDRSGPSNNPSSVKQPSSTPSPYQNSKTIVLTTKPAKTDLRVNTVSHLQCRSVSPLKQYRCETCGKSFNNQLSLQRHQQYRNLEQGYKCTLCCKIFTDKERLREHLQEHAHEIFYCCGQCGKRFLKQETLYAHQKEQHGSLGLKQMGKSDNGQENIIQKTYLCKKCNLCFFWLSDLQSHLLSHSKDKPLSVNSSSKIEQQSQKDELSHTIEYSDSTPTDVTKQYSSGTPTTDVTKQYSSDATVDVKTHNGKSDSKTPSSFRPYRCGLCGDRFQQLTDLKEHHLTHQTQEEIDKLNKDSESQRVVKKWQRYTRIECIVTKAPARKGGRPPLYKKGSGTKLHPCKHCHRVFSHSSSLSRHNRSHKGTLHTCVLCGKHFPQRCDVRRHIAMYHKPELEKKPSLKYLALHSKPDGGSQLNSDVLEQNASSEIKPKKSLDGVVADLDSDNGEDQQTTSTGEVSAAPKVRRNYKCDECGKTFGLLCVYQRHLRYHKREPGSEMVMCPHCPSRFRSSSALGRHLEIHPSQSRGETDMEGQASPTADSNPDLDSDQDNVKDLVGHGDIDDVKGGNGEKIGPAEVLYECTECTETFSSLQKFLKHQSSHGSDNLG